Part of the Selenomonadales bacterium genome is shown below.
AGGGCTCTCAATATCTCTTCTTTAGTGCATTTTTCTTCTTTTTTCTGCTCATATACCGTCAGAATATCGGAAACCGTATTCTCCCCTTCTCCGATCACGAATACGTCGGCAAACATTGCTAGCGGTTCGGGGTTGAATGTCGCACAAGGTCCTCCGATGATAATCATAGGGTCCATCTCGGTACGGTCGGATGCTTTGAGCGGTACTTTTGCTAAACGAAGACAGTGCAAAAAGTTAAAATAATCCATCTCAAACGAAATGGCGAATCCGATGATATCCATATCATAGAGTGGTTGCTGGTTCTCCATTGTCAAAAGCGGTGTTTTAGAGCGAATATATTCAGCTTCTGTTTGACGATCGGGAAGAAATGCACGTTCGCAAGTGAAATTTGTTCGTCCATTGATAAGATGATATATGATCTGAAAACCGAGATTTGACATCCCGATATAGTAATCATTGGGGTAAACGAGTCCGAAGCGATATCTTTTTTTCCCCGGAGGTATGATGACAGCACCGGTTTCTTCTGCCAGCTTCTTTTTATAGGAATCTCTTATTTTCCAGGACAAAGGATATCCCCTCTTTTCTTACTATTATTTGGGCTGTTTTTCGATCCATTTTCCGTTTGCTACGAGTGCTTTCGTCAATGTGATCGGAAGCTTGCGCTCGTAAGATGCGACTAAGTCGCGGTCGCGATCGGTAACGAGTAAAATCATTCTGCCTTCACCGCCGGCACGTGCCGTTCTGCCCGCGCGATGCAGATATACCTTTTCGTTTTCGGGCGGATACAAGTTGATGATGCAATCTACGTCTTGAATATCAAGACCACGTGCCGCAACGTCGGTAGCGACTAAGATGTGTGCCGTACCGCGCGCGAAGTCAGCCAAGGCTTTTTTGCGATCGGCTGCCATCATCTCACGATAAAGACCTGTTGTTTTGATTTTATGATGGTTCAGCTTTTCTACGATCATCGGAATATCGTAACTGCGATTTACGAATAAGATCGTTCGTTTCAGTCCGAGTGCATGATACAGTTTGCGTACACATTCGAGGCGACGACGATGGTCGACTACGATATACGAATGACTGATCTGTTGTTTCAATACAGTTGTCGAAGCAACTGTTTTTTCGGTAATATCGGGACATAGTTTGGTAACTTTTTTTCGTGTGCCGTCTGTGATCGTTGCCGAAACGAAGATCATCTGACGTTGTTTGGGTACAGCTTTAAGTATCTTTTCAACAGACGGAAGAAGTTGATCGTCGAGAAGGCGGTCAACTTCGTCGAGAACGAGCGTTTTTACTTGAAATACCGACACTTTTCGTTTGCTGAGAAGCTCGAATAATCTGCCGGGCGATGCAACGATAATGTGCGGTTTCGTTTTGAGGCGGTCGATCTGACGGGCGATATTGGCACTGCCTGCTATCCCCATCGTACGAATCGCACGACCCGATGCGACAGCAAGTGCTTCTGCTTCACGTTGAATCTGCATGACAAGCTCATTGGTCGGTGCAAGGATAACGACTTGTGCTACTGCTTCTTCAGAATCGATTTTTTCGAGGATTGGAAGAAGATACGATAACGTCTTGCCCGTGCCTGTTGCCGAACAACCAATCGCATTTTGACCATCTGCAATAAGCGGGATCATATCTTTTTGAATCTGTGTCGGTTCGGTAATGTTTTTTGCTTTCAGCGCATTGATCAGATCGGATGATACGCCTAATTGTTCAAATGTCATATATATTCTCCTTATATTGGTTAATATCGTGATAAAACGGGCCGTCCGTTTTCATCGTTATAGGTTGCGGTGCAGGATGGATAGTTGCTGCACCCCCAGAATGAGCCGTTTTTGCCGCGAATAAGACGAAGGATACCTTGCTTGCACTGTTTACACAAAAATCCTGTTTTCTTTGGTTTGCCTCCATCATCGTCAAGCGTTAGGTTGCATGACGGATAACGAGAGCATCCCCAAAAATCACCGTTTTTACCGCTTCTTTTTTTCAAAATACCTTTTTTGCATTGCGGACAGCGATACGTATCTTCACTTGTCGGTAATTTTACATTCTCTGCTTTTTGACATATCTCTGTCATGAATTTTATCTGCATATCCAAGAAAGAATCAAGGTCGGATTTACCTTCTTTCATCGAATGAAGCGCATTTTCCCAAATGGCAGTAGCATCGGGATATGTGATCTCATCCGGCAGTGCTTCTATTAAGAGATACGCAATCGGCGTTGGGATGAGGAACTTCTTCTCTTCTTTCAAAAATCCGCGTGTTAAAAGCTCGTTTATCATCGTTGCACGCGTTGCTTCTGTTCCGATACCGCAGACATCTTTCAGTTTCTTTTTGAGGTCTTGATTTTTCACGTAACGATGAATTTCTTTCATTGCGGCAAGAAGTGTTGCGGCGGTGAATCGTGTCGGTGGACGTGTTGTTTTTTTATCGAGTTTGGCTGAACAAAAATCCACTTTAGAGTCTTTGGAAACGGGTGGCAGAACTGCTGTTTCTTCTTTCTTTTCCGATTTATCGGAAACATAGAGTGCTTTCCAGCCAAGTTGTTTAATAATGCGTCCGCTTGCCGTAAAACATTCATCGCGATAGACTACTTCCAGTTTCGTCTGTTGGTATGTGTGGATCGGATAGAATTGCGCCAGATATGCTTGTGCTATCAAGAAATAGATATTACGTTCTACATCACTGAGAGATGCTAAATTGCATCTTTCTTGCGTCGGAATGATCGCATGATGTGCCGTAATTTTCTTATCGTTCCAAGCTCGACTTGTAATGGTAAGGTCTGCGTTTTTACTCCATTCGCTCAGCTTTTCATCACCGCACTGTAACAAGTTTCCTGCGATGATTTTTGAGGCATCTTTTTGATTCTCGGGCAGATAGTCGCAGTCGGAACGAGGATATGTCGTTAGTTTCTTTTCATATAGCTTTTGCGCTGTATCCAAGACAAGCTGCGGATCGTATTTGAACCGCTTGCCTGCTTCGATTTGGAGCGCAGACAATGAATACGGCAATCGTTGCTGTTCTTTTTTCAGCGAGCGTTCACATTTTGTTACGATGCCGGGAATCTCGGGTTCGTGATCTTCGGTGATGCGAGCCAATATCTCATGTGCTGTATCAAGGTCTATCAAACGATCTTCGCTATCAAGTCCTTTCTGCGTATCGGCAGGTTTCCATTGCGTCGTGAAGGTTTCACCGTTGAAGGCAAAATCAGCCTTTAAGATATAGTAATCTACGGGAACAAAATTTTTGATATCATTCTCACGGCGTACTACAAGTGCCAATGTCGGCGTCTTGACGCGTCCGATGGGAAGTGTCACTTGATGCCCCATACGTCTGGCGGCAAGTGTATAAGCACGTGATAGATTCATGCCGATCAGCCAATCGGCACGCGCGCGTCCGAGTGCAGACTGCTTAAGACGCAAAAAGTCTTGATTTTCCTTCAGATTATTGAGTGCCCTTTGGATGCTGACGGTATCGAGCGCGTTAAGGAGAAGTCTTTTTATCGGTTTATTCTTAATCTCGAGATAGTCGAATATTTCGTCGATAAGAAGCTGTCCTTCGCGGTCAGGGTCGCCTGCATGAATGAGTTCATCGGCTTGTTCGATGAGATTTTTTACGATATGAAATTGTTTTTCACACGAGTCGATGACGAGCATCTTCCATTCTGTCGGAATAATAGGCAAATCAGCCATATTCCATCTGCGGTATTTTTCATCGTATTCGTTCGGTTCTGCTTGACGCAGAATGTGACCGAATCCCCACGTTACAATACCTCCGCCTGTTTCGATATATCCGTCCTTCGATCTGTGCGGAGCGGGCAGACACTTGGCGATCTCGCGTCCCATACTCGGTTTTTCGGCAATGTATAAGCGCACAATATTTCCTCTTTTCTGTTACCTTTCATCATATCATAAAAAATCTATCGACAAAAGACTGCCGATTAGAAGAAAGAAAAGAACAGTATGAAAGTCATACCATTCTTTTCTATGATTATTGTTTACCTGATTTAATTTTCGATTCCGTACCGTTTAAGAGACGGACGATATTCGGTCTGTGTCGGATGATAACGAAGAGTGCGGCAATGACACCGAATACAATGATCTCCGTTTGTTCTCCGAATACGACCATCCAGACAGGTACGCAAGCTGCCGCAACGACAGAACCGAGCGATACGTAGCGCGTTATATAG
Proteins encoded:
- a CDS encoding DEAD/DEAH box helicase; amino-acid sequence: MTFEQLGVSSDLINALKAKNITEPTQIQKDMIPLIADGQNAIGCSATGTGKTLSYLLPILEKIDSEEAVAQVVILAPTNELVMQIQREAEALAVASGRAIRTMGIAGSANIARQIDRLKTKPHIIVASPGRLFELLSKRKVSVFQVKTLVLDEVDRLLDDQLLPSVEKILKAVPKQRQMIFVSATITDGTRKKVTKLCPDITEKTVASTTVLKQQISHSYIVVDHRRRLECVRKLYHALGLKRTILFVNRSYDIPMIVEKLNHHKIKTTGLYREMMAADRKKALADFARGTAHILVATDVAARGLDIQDVDCIINLYPPENEKVYLHRAGRTARAGGEGRMILLVTDRDRDLVASYERKLPITLTKALVANGKWIEKQPK
- a CDS encoding DNA topoisomerase 3: MRLYIAEKPSMGREIAKCLPAPHRSKDGYIETGGGIVTWGFGHILRQAEPNEYDEKYRRWNMADLPIIPTEWKMLVIDSCEKQFHIVKNLIEQADELIHAGDPDREGQLLIDEIFDYLEIKNKPIKRLLLNALDTVSIQRALNNLKENQDFLRLKQSALGRARADWLIGMNLSRAYTLAARRMGHQVTLPIGRVKTPTLALVVRRENDIKNFVPVDYYILKADFAFNGETFTTQWKPADTQKGLDSEDRLIDLDTAHEILARITEDHEPEIPGIVTKCERSLKKEQQRLPYSLSALQIEAGKRFKYDPQLVLDTAQKLYEKKLTTYPRSDCDYLPENQKDASKIIAGNLLQCGDEKLSEWSKNADLTITSRAWNDKKITAHHAIIPTQERCNLASLSDVERNIYFLIAQAYLAQFYPIHTYQQTKLEVVYRDECFTASGRIIKQLGWKALYVSDKSEKKEETAVLPPVSKDSKVDFCSAKLDKKTTRPPTRFTAATLLAAMKEIHRYVKNQDLKKKLKDVCGIGTEATRATMINELLTRGFLKEEKKFLIPTPIAYLLIEALPDEITYPDATAIWENALHSMKEGKSDLDSFLDMQIKFMTEICQKAENVKLPTSEDTYRCPQCKKGILKKRSGKNGDFWGCSRYPSCNLTLDDDGGKPKKTGFLCKQCKQGILRLIRGKNGSFWGCSNYPSCTATYNDENGRPVLSRY